The genome window GTTGGAGCCCGTCGGCGGCGGCGACCCGATCGAGGCGCTGGCCGACCGGATCACCTCCCGGGCCGCCGACTCGGCCGAGCGCGAGGACGACATAGCGCTGCTCCTGCTGCGCTGGGACGGCCCCGAGGGCGGGCTCGCCGCCCAGCAGCTGCGCCGCCGGATCGGGCAGGCCGACCTGGCCCGGGTCGCCGAGCTGCGCGGCGAACTGCGCGACGCGCTGCGCCGCTGGGGCGTCGCGGAGCTGATCGACACGGCCGAGCTGCTCACCTCCGAGCTGGTCACCAACGCGATCCGGCACACCGACCGGGACGCGATGTTCACCGCCCGGCTGTACCGGGAGGACCGGCGCGAGCCCCGGCTGCGGATCGAGGTCGAGGACGAGTCCGACCTGTGGCCGAAGCGGCGCACGCCCGGCGAGCAGGCCTCCTCCGGGCGCGGGCTGATGCTGGTGGAGGCGCTGGCGGACGGCTGGGGCGTGGAGCCCCGGGGGACCGGGAAGCGGATGTGGTTCGAGCTGACGGCCGGTGAGGCGGCCTGACCTCCTAGGTCAGGCCGCCGGGGTCAGGCCGCCGCGGGAGGTCAACCGAACTGCTGCTCCAGGTCCTTGAGCTTCTGCTCCAGGGAGTCCAGGCGGGGCAGCGTCAGGGTGTCGTCGTCCGGCGTCAGGTCGATGGCCGCCCGGCGGGCGGGCAGCGCGGCCGCGCTCGCGGCCGGTTCAGCGACGGGTGGCGAGGGTGGCGGCGGTATCGCGGGCTCCGTCGAGCCCGGCTCCAACTGACGGGCCGCCCTGGCCCGCCCCCAGCCGCCGTGCTGACGGCTGATCGCGCGCAGCTCGGCCCGCTCGCGGCGGCTGACCAGGCGCTGGCGCTCGCGGCTGCGGGCGGCCTCGCGCTTGGTGTCGCGGACCTCCTCCACCGCCTCGTCCAGGCTGCGCACGTTCTCCAGCAGCATCAGCGACCAGGCGGCGAAGGTCTCGCGCGGGGCGCGCAGCCAGCGGACGATCCGGATCTGCGGCAGCGGGCGCGGCACCAGGCCCTGCTCGCGCAGCGCGGCCCGGCGGGTCTGCTTGAGCGCCCGGTCGAAGAGCACGGCCGCGGACAGCGACATGCCGGCGAAGAACTGCGGGGCGCCGTTGTGGCCGCCGCCGCGCGGGGCGTGCACCCAGTTGAACCACGCGGAGGCGCCGGCGAAGAGCCAGACCAGCATCCGGGAGCCGAGCGCCGCGTCACCGTGGCTGGCCTCGCGGACGGCGAGCACGGAGCAGAACATCGCCGCGCCGTCCAGGCCGAACGGCACCAGGTACTCCCAGCCGCCGTTCAGGCCGAGGTTCTGGACGCCGAAGCCGACCAGGCCGTGGAAGGAGAGCGCGGCCGCCACGCCGGCGCAGACGAACAGCAGGGCGTAGGAGGCGCCGCCGTAGAGCGACTCCTTGCGGCGCCGCCGCTCCTCGCTGCGCTCCCAGTTGTCCCCGGAGCGGGCTGCGACCGCCCCCTTGTTGCGCAGGTAGGCCAGCAGTGCCGCGGCCGCCAGGATGACGGCCAACGCGGCGATGGCCCAGCCCAGTGGTATGTCGGACATTGTCATGGCGCAGAACCAGCCTCGCTCTCGGCGGACGGGGCGGAGGCGTCGGCCGCCGCCCGGAGGAGGCCCATCATGGCGGATCGCCGGACTCCGGACGGGTGGTTTCGGGGCAAATACACTGAGGAGTGAAAGAACTGACGTTTCGTCAGCGATATCAGCAGATCGTATGACCGAAATCGGGGTCAGTTGCGGACCCGAGGGCAGCCGGCGCAGGGGGCCGTGGGGCTGACGGTGTAGAAGAGGCAGCAGCTCACCCGGGTGCGGGTGGGGCCGGTGGGGGTGCTGCGGAAGCCGGCGCCGCCGGTGAACGGCGCGGTGCGGCCCGGGAGCAGCGCGGACAGCGCGGCCACCGCGCGCGCCTCCTCGCCGAGCAGGCCGGCCGCGAACCAGAGCCCCTCGGTCAGCTCGTCGGTCGCCAGGCCCCACAACGGGCGGGAACCGCGCCGCAGTTGGGGGCCGAAGGCGGTGAACAGCGGGTCCAGCCGGTCGGCGAAGGCGGTGCGCAGGGCGAGGTCGAGCGCGGGCCGGTCGGGCAGCACCAGGGCGTCCGGGTGCTCGGCGGCCGGGTCGCCGGGCAGGCAGGCGAAGCGCAGCGGCCCGCCCGGGAGCAGGGCGAGCTCGGCCGGGCCGCCGCGCGCCGGGTGCCGGTGGGCGAGCTGCTCGGCGGTGGGCAGCGGCACCCGGGCGTCGAGCAGCCAGGGCAGGGTGAAGAAGAGGCCGAGCGGCCAGGCGACCCGGTGCAGCCAGAAGCCGGCGGCCACGTCCGGGCGGGGCGCGGCGCCGTGCCGCCGGGCGGTGCGGCGGGCCTCGGCGGCGAGCAGGCGCTCGCGCAGGGCGGGGGAGGCGAGCAGGCGGGGGGCGGTGGTCCAGCCGGCGCCGGGCCGCGTGCCGGTGAGGCGGATCCGCAGGTCGGGGAAGACGCGCCCGAACGCGCGGTAGGCGGCGGCGCACGGGTGGGGGCTGGTGGTGATCGCGCCGCGCACGGTCATGGGTGGTGCCCCCAGCATCTCGGCCGGGTGCTCGCGCGGGCCCGGTGCGGCTCACCTGGTCAGGTTAGCCTCACCTTAGCTGACGGGGCGTCGGTCCTCCCGTTCGCGTGACCCGTCCGGGTGGGAGCCGTCCGGGTGGGAGCCGTGACCGGGCGCGGGGGCACGCCGGGGTGCGCAGGGGTGTGGGGGCGTGCGGGTGGGCCCCTCCCCGGGCCGGGGAGGGGCCCACCCGCGGCGCGGTCAGCGCTGCCGGGGGATGCCCGGGCGGGGTCTGGGCTGGACCCCGCGGGGCGCGCCCGGCGGACCGCCGTTCGGTGCGCTGTCGCCGAGGCGGCCGACCAGCCACACCGGCACGCCGCCGAGCGACTGCACCAGCCGCCCGGCCTCGGCGCGCAGGCGCTCGGCCTCCTCGGGTTCGCTGACGTCGGCGAGCGAGGCCAGCGCCGGTGCCACGCCCACCATGAACCCGAGCTCCTCGCGCAGCCGCAGCGAGGCGGCGAACCCCTCGCGCGCCCTGACCCGGTCGCCGCCGGCCATCGCGAGCGCGGCCAGGTGGCGCCAGGTGGAGGAGGCGAGCAGGGTGTCGCCGTGCGCCAACGCGCCGTCGTGCGCCCGCCGGTAGGCGATCCAGGCGGCGGTCTGGTCGCGCAGCAGGTTCTCCGCGACCAGTCCGCGCCGGAAGTCCAGCAACGGGCGCGCGGCGGCGTTCGGTGCCAGCAGCGCGGAGGTCCGGCCGAGCGCCGCCTGGGCCTCGTCCAGCCGGTCGCGCGGTCCGAGCACGCTGCCCAGGTAGGCGAGGAAGCCGCGCGCGCAGGCGGCCTCCGCGCGCTGTTCGGTGCTGGTCACCGCGGCCTCGGCCAGGCGCAGCGCGGCCTCCGCCTCGGCCCAGTGATCAGCGGTGAACAGGCACTGTTCGATGAGGAGTTCGGCCCGGCACAGGGCGGTGCGCGGGTCCCGTTCGGCGGCCGGCGACAACTGGTCGGCGGCCTCCTGCCAGCAGGCCCGGGAGCGCAGCCGCCAGACCGTGCCGCTGGTGATCTCGTCGAGGTGGCCGCCCGTGCCCGGATGCAGTCCCCCGCCGTGCGGTGGCACACCGGGCGGCCCGCCTAGCCCGTTCCCCCTGGTGCCGTTTCCGCGCGTCCCCCCGCTCAGCGGGGCCGTTCCGTGCTCCGACAACGCCACCTCCTTGTGTGCGTGTCCCACGGTGCTGCGGTGTGCCACGGCGAGGCCGTGGCCTCGCAATTGAACACCTGGCCCGAGCTTGTGCACCAGATCACGAGCGCCACGGATTTTCGGCACAGGGGGGCGCACGACGGCGCACGGCGGCGGGCGGGGCGCGGCGAAGGGGTGGGAGCGGGGCGTAACGGGGAGCGGCGTCAGGAGGTCCAGCCGGTCTCCAGCAGGGCCTCGGCCGCGCCGTTCACCGGGTGCGGGACGCCGCCCTGGTCGAGGGTGAACAGGGCGACCAGCAACTGCTCGCCGCGGACCGTGGCCTGGTGCGAGTAGCCGGACATGGTGAACATCGCGGCCGCCACCTCCTCGGTGTGCAGGGTCTGCAACCAGAGGCACTCGACGGTGCGCAGGTCGGCCTGCTCGGGCCAGGTGTCCACCTGGGCCACCAGCCGGTCGCCCAGCAGGCCGATCGCCTCGCGCTCCTGACCCTCGGTCAGTTCCACGTCCCCGAAGCCCAGCCATTCGAGGTAGCGGGCGGCGGCCAGCACCGCGTCCTGCGAGCTGTGGATCGGGTGCGGGCGGAACGGCGGGCGGGTCTGCCGCCGCCCGCCCGGGACCCCGGGCGCCCCGCCCGGCTGGCCCGCCCGCGCCGGCGCGCCGGGCAGCTGGCCGCCCTCCGCGTAGACCGGGCCGGCGGGGGCCGGCCGGCTGCCCAGCGGGCGCGAGCCGTGCGCCGCGGGCCCGCCGGCGCGCGATCCGCGGTCCACGGGAAGCCGCACCGTGGCACCGCAGTTGCAGGTGAACTCGGGCTGCGGCCACTGGTCGGAACGCCCGCACTGTGGGCAGCGCATGCTCAGCCAGGAGTCCTCCCAGGAGCGGAACCGCACCTGCACCGGCACCCCGCCGCGCAGCAGCGGCACCTTCAGCGCCGCGCCGCACGGGCACGGGAAGGTGGGCGGCTCGTAGACGTGCTCGCGCCGGCAGGCCGGGCAGCGGATGGCCCGGGCGGCGGCCGGGTTGGTGGCCGCCTCGGGCAGGTCGGGGGGCGTGCCGGGGCCGGAGAAGTCGTCAGGCAGTTGGTGTCCGGTCACGGCGCGCACCGTCCGATCGGCTGGGGAGGGCGGGACGCCTCCCATCGTCCCCGATCAGACTGCGCGGTGGTGGCGATTAAGGGAATGATCAGGGCGAAATCAGGGTCAATTACGCGCGGGGGAGGAGCCGTCACGGTCCGCGAGCCGGACCGTCGACGGGTCGGCACCACTCGAACTGACGACGGGTCAGCCCAGCTGCCAGCGGGCCAGGTCCTCGGGGGTGTCCAGGTCGTCCGGCACCGCCACGTCGCCGCACTCGACCAGCAGCAGCTCGCTGCGGTGCGCCGCCAGCAGCGCGCGTGCGCCCGCGTCGCCCGTGGCGCCGGCCGCGGCCTCGGCGAAGTGCCGGGCGCCGATCAGCACCGGGTGCCCGCGCCGCCCCGCGTACCCCGCGGCGGCCAGTTCGGCGCCCGCGCGGTGCGCGGCCAGCAGCCGGGCGACCGCGGCCGGGGTGACCCCCGGGGTGTCCACCAGCGCGACCAGCACGGCGGGCGCGTCCGGCGGCAGCGCGGCGAGCCCGGTGCGCAGCGAGGACCCCATGCCCTCGGCCCAGTCGGGGTTGGCCAGCACCGTGCAGCCGGTCAGGTCGGCGGCGGCCGGCACCCGCTCGCGCTCGGCGCCGAGCACCACCAGCACCGGGCCGCAGCCGCCCTCGCGCACCGTGCGCACCGCGTGCTCCACCAGCGGGCGCCCGCGCAGCGGCAGCAGCGCCTTGGGCCGGCCGCCGAGCCGGCGGCCGCCGCCGGCGGCGAGCACCAGGGCGGGCACGGTCGGCGGCTCGACTTCGGTCATGCACCCACTCTGCCGTCTCCGGACACCCCGCCGCCTTGTGCGATTCACCAAGGCGGGCGCCCCGGCCTTGGACGAGGCCCGGTCCATCCGCCGCTGGATCTTTGCGGGCGGTCGGCTTCTACTTGCGGTCATGCACACCGTTCCCGTCCCGCTGACGGACCGCTTCGGCCGGGTCCACACCGATCTGCGGGTCTCCCTGACCGACCGCTGCAACCTGCGCTGCACCTACTGCATGCCCGCCGAGGGGCTGAACTGGCTCCCCAGGGCCGAGGTGCTGACGGACGACGAGATCGTCCGGCTGGTGCGGATCGCGGTGCGGCGGCTCGGGATCACCTCGGTGCGGCTGACCGGCGGCGAGCCGCTGCTGCGGCGCGGGCTGCCCGAGCTGGTGGGCCGGCTGGCCGCGCTCGGGCCGGAGCTCTCGCTGACCACCAACGGGATCGGGCTGGCCCGCACCGCGGTGGCGCTGCGCGAGGCCGGGCTGCGCCGGGTCAACGTCAGCCTGGACACGCTGCGCCGGGACCGGTACCAGGAGCTCACCCGCCGGGACCGGATCGACGACGTGTTCGCCGGCCTGGCCGCGGCCCGGGCGGCCGGGCTGGAGCCGGTCAAGGTGAACGCGGTGCCGGTGCGCGGGGTGAACGAGGACGAGGTCGTCGACCTGGTGGAGTTCTGCGCCGCGCACGGCTACCGGATGCGGTTCATCGAGTCGATGCCGCTGGACGCCCAGGGCGCCTGGGACCGGTCGGCGATGATCACCGCGGACGAGCTGCTGGCGGTGCTCGGCGCGCGCTGGGAGCTGGTGCCGCTGGAGCCGGCACCCGCGCCCGGCGGCGGGCGGCCGCCGGCCGAGGAGTTCCGGATCGCCGGGACGAGCACGGTGATCGGGGTGATCGCCTCGGTCACCCGGCCGTTCTGCGGCACCTGCGACCGGGTCCGGCTGACCGCCGACGGGCAGCTGCGCAACTGCCTGTTCGCCACCGAGGAGTCGGACCTGCGGGCGCTGCTGCGCTCCGGCGCGGACGACGACGCGATCGAGACCGCCTGGCGCCGCACCATCGACCGCAAGGGCCCCGGGCACGAGATCGGCTCGGCCGGCTTCACCCGCCCGGAGCGGCCGATGTCGGCGATCGGCGGTTGACGGAGGGTCAGGCTCCGCTGTGGGGACCCGGTGTGAGTTCGTGTGAAGACCTGGTGATATCTCTCATCCGGTGATCATCGCTCGCGCGCGCCTGACGCGCCGCATCCTGCCCGTCGTGCTGGGGGCCACCGTGCTGGCCGGCTGCAGCGGGTCCGGGGGGACCGGACACGCGAAGTCGGCCCCGCCGACCGTCGCGGCCAGCGCCTCGCCCACCGCCTCGCCCAGCCCCACCGCCACCCCGACCGGGGCCGACGACCCGGCGCTCAAGCCCTTCTACGGCCAGCAGATCGCCTGGGGCGCCTGCACCGACGACGGGTCCTACCCCAACGTCGACCTCAGCAAGTTCCAGTGCGCCACCGCCAAGGTGCCGCTCGACTACACGCACCCGGCCGGCGACACCGTCGACCTGGCCCTGGTGCGCCGTCAGGCCACCGGCAAGGACCAGCGGGTCGGCTCGCTCTTCGTCAACCCCGGCGGCCCCGGCGGCTCCGGCATCGAGGAGGTGCTGTACGGCGCGGACTCCGAGTTCAAGGGCCTGAGCGACCACTTCGACCTGATCGGCTTCGACCCGCGCGGCGTCGGCAAGTCCTCCCCGGTGCACTGCCTGGACGACGCCGGCCACGACCAGTGGTACACCCAGGACCACCCGGCGCAGAACAAGGGCAAGACCCTGGCCGACGGCTGCCAGGCGAACTCCGGCAAGCTGCTGCCCTTCGTCGGCACCGTCAACGTGGCCCGCGACCTGGACGTGCTGCGCGGCGCGGTCGGCGACCAGAAGCTCGACTACCTCGGCTTCTCCTACGGCACCTACCTCGGCACCAGCTACGCCGAGCAGTTCCCCGACCGCACCGGCCACCTGGTGCTGGACGGCGTGATGGACCCCTCGCAGACCCTGCTCGACTCCGACGTGCAGCAGATGGCCGGCTTCGAGGGCGTCTTCGAGCGCTGGGCCGCCGACTGCGTGACCCACTCGGACTGCCCGCTCGGCAAGGACCCGGGCACCGCCGCCAAGAAGGCCGCCGACTTCCTGGACGGCCTGGCCGCCAACCCGATGACCGCCAAGGACGGCCGGCAGCTCACCGCCTCCCAGGGCTGGACCGGCACGCTCTCCATGCTCTACGGCAGCAGCAAGTCCTGGGACAACCTGCGCCTGGGCCTGGGCTGGGCGATGCAGGGCAACAAGCCCGACTACATGCTCGACTTCGCCGACGGCTACAACGGCCGGGACGCCAAGGGCCACTACAGCAACATGCAGGACGCCTACGCGGCGATCACCTGCGCCGACTACGGGGCGGTGATGCCCACCGACGCGCAGGTCGACCAGGCGCTCCAGGACGACCAGCAGAAGTCGCCCTACCTGACCAAGCACTTCACCAAGGACGACCTGTTCGACCCGGACTGCCGCGCCTGGCCGTACCACCCGAGCACCCCGCCGCAGCCGATCAGCGCCCCCGGCGCCGCCCCGATCCTGGTGGTCGGCTCCACCGGCGACGACGCCACGCCGTACCCGTGGGCGCAGAAGGCCGCCGCCGCGCTGCCCGGCGCCGTGCTGCTCACCCGCGACGGCGACGGCCACACCGGCTACGGCAAGAGCGCCTGCATCAAGACCGCCGTCGACACCTTCCTGGTCAGCGGGACGATGCCGGCCGCGAACACGCACTGTCCGACGGACCAGTAGCCGCCTGCCGGGCGTCCAGGACGTCCTCGTACACGCGGACCTTGTAGCTGATCAGGTCGAGGCTGCGGCCCAACTCGCCGAGCTGCTCCCGGACCCGCTCCTGGTGGGTCCGGAGCAGCTCGATCCGCTGCTCCTCGTTGCCGTCCCCCTCGCGGGCCAGCTCCGTGTAGCGGCGGATCTCCGGCAGCGGCATCCCGGACCCGCGCAGCACCATGCACAGGTGCAGCCAGTTCACGTCGTGCTCGGTGTAGACCCGCCGCCCGCCCGGCAGCCGCCGCGGCGGTTCGGCGAGCACGCCCTCCTTCTCGTAGAAGCGCAGGGTGTGCACGCTGAGCCCGGTGCGTTCGGCCACCTGTCCGATCGTCAGATCCATGCCGGTGAGGATAGTCAGTACGGAACGGATGCCTCGATCCTGTACACGTCGCCGCCGGCCACCGTGACCAGGACCCCGGAGGCGGGCTGCCGGTAGCTGCGGTAGCGCGGCGCGTTGGCCGGCGACTGCGGCACCTCCAGCAGCGGGACCCCGCGCCGCGCCAGCAGTCGGTGCAGCTTGTCGAAGCGCAGCCGCGGGGCGAACCGGCCGTACCGGGCGCGCAGCGCCGGGTCGGGGATGGTCCGGTCCCGGCGGGCGAGCCGGTGCACCTGGAGGGAGATGTGGTGGCCCCGCCAGGGCTGCCGGGTGTCGGCGCGGTGCCAGTGGAACTCCGTCAGCCCGTAGTCGCGCCACATGGTCCGCCCGCCCTGGACGTTCTCGGCGAAGTCCGGCCCCAGCAGGGCGGTGACCCGCTCCGGGGAGTCGGTCGGGCGCGCGCCGAGCACGGTGCCGGTGGTGACGACGTCCAGGTAGAAGGCGAGCGAGTAAGGGGTCAACGGGGCTCCGCTACGGTTCCGGTGCGGCTGTCGTCCAGGGCGCCGTCGTCCAGGGCGGCGGCGCGCAGGGCGGCGGTCCGGCGGACCACGGGCTCGGGAGGACACTACCCCGGGCGGCCGAGGCGAGGGCCATCGCGGGCGGGACGGTGGTCAGCCCGAGGCCCGCCGCGACCAGGCGCAGCTTCGCCGGCCGGTCCCGGGTCGTTCGTCCGGTGCGGACCGCTGCACGTGCCCGCCGCCTGTGGGAGCTCTCCGAGGAACTGCTCGCGGCCGCCGGCTGAGCCGCTACTTGATCTAGAGCCGACTCAAGGTCATAGAGTCCGGGGCGAACGAACGGAACGGCCGGCTAGGGGGCACCACCATGCGTTACCGCACTTTGGGCAGGACCGGCATCGAGGTCAGCACGTACTGCCTGGGGACGATGATGTTCGGGTTCATCGGGAACCCGGACCACGAGGAGTGCGGACGGATCCTGCACACGGCGCTGGACGCCGGGATCAACTTCGTGGACACCGCCGACATGTACTCGGCGGGGGAGTCCGAGGAGATCGTCGGGAAGGCGCTCAAGGGGCGGCGGGACGAGGTGGTGCTGGCCACCAAGGTGCACTTCCAGATGGGGGGAGAGGGGCCGAACCGGAGCGGGAACTCGCGGCGGTGGATCACCAAGGCGGTGGAGGACAGCCTGCGGCGCCTGGACACCGAGTGGATCGACCTCTACCAGGTGCACCGGCCGGACCACACCACCGATGTCGAGGAGACCTTGGGGGTGCTCGGAGACCTGGTGAGCGCCGGGAAGATCCGGGCCTTCGGGCACTCGACCTTCCCCGCCGAGCAGATCGTCGAGGCGCAGTGGGTCAGCGAGCGGCGCGGGTTGCAGCGGTTCCGCACCGAGCAGCCGCCGTACTCGCTGATGGCGCGCGGGATCGAGTCCGCGGTGCTGCCGGTCTGCCGGCAGTACGGGATGGGCGTGCTGACGTGGAGTCCGCTGGCGAGCGGGTTCCTGACGGGCAAGTACCGGCAGGGGCAGTCGATCGACCTGACGCAGGGTCGGGCCAAGCTCCACCCCGGCCGGTTCGACCCGGAACTGGCGGTGAACCAGGGCAAGTTGGCGGCGGTCGAGGAGCTGGTGCTGCTGGCCGGGGAACTGGGCTGCACGCTGCCGGAGTTGGCGCTCGCGTTCCCGCTCGCGCACCCGGCCGTCACCTCGGTGATCATCGGCCCGCGCACGCCCGAGCAGCTGGCGGCGGCGCTGAAGGGGGCGGAGCTGGTGCTGGACGACGCGGCGTTGGACCGGATCGACGCGATCGTGCCGCCCGGGACGAACCTGTACCACCCGGACGGCGTCTGGAAGCACCCGGCGTTGGGCGACCCGGCCCGTCGGCGGCGGGCGGCGGGAGACAGGTCGGCCGCCTGACGGATCGTCAGACGGCCGACCTGTCCCCGGGGGAGGGTTCAGGAGGTGGGCTGGGTCAGGTCGTAGACCGTCGCGCCGCCAACGGTCTGCGCCTTGAAGTGCGAGCTCACCCAGGAGGCGATCGCGGAGCTGTCCGAGGAGCCGCCCATGCTCGCGCCGAAGCCGCCGCCACCGATGAAGTAGTGGACCTTGCCCTGCTGGACGAGCTGCTGGAAGCCGGCGAGCGAGAGGGACGGGTCGGAGCCGTTGAAGCCGCCGAGCGACATGATCGGGACCCGGGTGGCGAGCTGGTAGCTGGCCGCGTTCTGGGAGCCGACGGTCGCGGCGGCCCAGGTGTAGTGGGAGGCGCCGGTCTTCAGCAGGTCGGCGGCGGCCGGGCTGACCTTGGCGCCGTCGATCAGGCCGCCCATGCCGCCGGCTCCGCCGCCCATGCCGCCGGCTCCGCCGGCCGCGCCGCCGGGGAAGCCGCCCCGGCCGGCGCGCTCGCCGCCCTGGCCGCCGCCGAAGCCGGGGAAGCCGCCCTGGCCGCCGCCGGTGCCGCTGCCCGGGAACTGGCCGCGCCCGGGGAACTGGCCGCCGCCCTGGCCCCCGCCGGGGAAGCGGAAGCCGCCCCGGCCCGTGCCCTTGGCGCCGCCGCGAAGCCCGCCGCCCGCGCCACGCCCCTTGCCGCCGCCGAAGCCGCCCGGGAAGCCGCCGCCCGCCGGGCCGGCCGTCGGGATCGACCCGGTGTGCGCGGTGCCGACGGTGTCCACCGCGTAGGCCGTCGGCCCACCGAGCGCGGCGGCCAGGCCGACCACGCCCACCACGGCCGCCAGGCGCGCCGTGAGCCGCCCGGCCAGCAGCAGCGCCGCCGCCGCGGCCAGCCCGCCGATCAGCACCGCCCAGCGCAGCCAGGGCACGAAGCCGGAGCCGCGCCCCAGCAGCACGAAGGACCAGACCGCCGTGCTGCCCAGCACCACGGCCAGCACCGCCGCGTACGGCAGCCGGCGCCGGGCCCGCCAGAGCCCGTCCGCACCCATGCCGACCAGGGCGGCGATCGCCGGGGCCAGCGCCACCGTGTAGTACTGGTGGAAGATGCCGGACATGTAACTGAACGTCAGGGCGGTGCTGAGCAGCCAGCCGCCCCAGACCAGGAACGCGGTGCGGGCCGAGTCGGTGCGCGCGGCCCGCCGGGTGGCCCACAGGCCGACCAGCAGCAGGAGCAGCGCGGCCGGCAGCAGCCAGGCGATCTGCCCGCCCACGTCGGTGCCGAACATCCGGGTCAGCCCGGTGCTGCCCCACATGCCCCCGCCGCCGCCCCGGCCGCCCCCGCCGCCGGGCAGAGCACCGCCGGGCAGCCCGCCGGTCCGGGCGCCGCCGCCACCACCACCGCCGCCGACGCTGCCGGTCTCGTTGCCGGTGAGCCGGCCGAAGCCGTTGTAGCCGAAGGTGAGGGAGAGGAAGCTGTCGTCCTGCGAGCCGCCCACGTACGGGCGGTCGGCCTTGGGCACCAGCTGCACCACGGCCACCCACCAGCCCGCCGAGGCCACCAGCGCCAGCCCGGCCAGCAGCAGTTGGCGCACCCGGCGCCAGAAGCCGGTGGGCGCGACCACCAGGTAGACCAGGGCGAGCGCCGGCAGGATCAGGAAGGCCTGCAGCGTCTTGGTCAGGAAGCCGAAGCCGAACGCCACGCCCGCCAGCAGCACCCACCTGGTGCCCGCGGTCTCGGCCGCCCGCAGCACCGCATAGGCGGCGACGGTCATCAGCAGCGCGAGCAGCGCGTCCGGGTTGTTGAACCGGAACATCAGCGCGGCCACCGGGGTGAGCGCGAGCACCGCGCCGGCCAGCAGGCCGCCGAGCGGGCCGAAGCGGCGGCGCACGGCGGCGTACAGCACGCCGACCGTGGCCACGCCCATCAGCACCTCGGGCATCAGCACGCTGAACGAGCTCAGGCCGAAGACCCGGGCGGACAGCTCCATCGGCCACAGCGACATCGGCGGCTTGTCGACCGTGATGAAGTTGGCCGAGTCGGAGGAGCCGTAGAAGAACGCCTTCCAGCTCTGGGTGCCGGCCTGCACGGCGGCGGAGTAGAAGGAGTTGGCCCAGCCGGAGGCGGTGAGGTTCCAGGAGTAGAGGACGGCGGTGG of Kitasatospora viridis contains these proteins:
- a CDS encoding ArnT family glycosyltransferase; protein product: MTTTSSAPESSVPWPEAQDYPPPTGAARPVDPLFPQTAPPVAAGGGIRDWPRRVWRGRSDDPVWVRPAFLGLLLATAVLYSWNLTASGWANSFYSAAVQAGTQSWKAFFYGSSDSANFITVDKPPMSLWPMELSARVFGLSSFSVLMPEVLMGVATVGVLYAAVRRRFGPLGGLLAGAVLALTPVAALMFRFNNPDALLALLMTVAAYAVLRAAETAGTRWVLLAGVAFGFGFLTKTLQAFLILPALALVYLVVAPTGFWRRVRQLLLAGLALVASAGWWVAVVQLVPKADRPYVGGSQDDSFLSLTFGYNGFGRLTGNETGSVGGGGGGGGARTGGLPGGALPGGGGGRGGGGGMWGSTGLTRMFGTDVGGQIAWLLPAALLLLLVGLWATRRAARTDSARTAFLVWGGWLLSTALTFSYMSGIFHQYYTVALAPAIAALVGMGADGLWRARRRLPYAAVLAVVLGSTAVWSFVLLGRGSGFVPWLRWAVLIGGLAAAAALLLAGRLTARLAAVVGVVGLAAALGGPTAYAVDTVGTAHTGSIPTAGPAGGGFPGGFGGGKGRGAGGGLRGGAKGTGRGGFRFPGGGQGGGQFPGRGQFPGSGTGGGQGGFPGFGGGQGGERAGRGGFPGGAAGGAGGMGGGAGGMGGLIDGAKVSPAAADLLKTGASHYTWAAATVGSQNAASYQLATRVPIMSLGGFNGSDPSLSLAGFQQLVQQGKVHYFIGGGGFGASMGGSSDSSAIASWVSSHFKAQTVGGATVYDLTQPTS